The DNA region ATGCGACGACCGGGCGGACCGGTCCCCCTGGTCCTCACCCTTGGGGTGCTCGGGGCGTCCAACGTGCTGAGCAACCGGCTGCTGCCGGGCGCCGCCGTGCTCGTCGGCGTCGTCACCGCGGCCGCCTGTCTGGCCCTGGCCCGGTCGGACGGCGCGAGCTGGGCCGACCTCGGCCTGGGGCCGGGCACCTTCCGTCGCGGGCTGCGCTGGGCTGCGACCGCCGCGCTGGTCGTCGCCGGCGTGTACACGCTGGGGGTCGCCCTGCCCTTCACCCGAGAGGCCTTCCTCGACCGTCGCGCCGACCTGCCCACAAGCACCCTGCTGTACCACGCGCTGGTGCGCGTTCCGCTGGGGACGGTCCTGGTCGAGGAGGTCGGCTTCCGCGGTGCGCTGCTGGCGATGGGGCTGCGCCGCTGGGGCCACCGCACCGGCGTCCTCGTGTCCTCGGGCCTGTTCGGGCTGTGGCACCTGCTGCCGGCGTCCGGCGTCCGGCTCGCGAACCCGGCTGTCGCCGAGTTGTTCGGCGGCGGGTCCGTCGCCTCGGGGTTCTGGACGGCGTTGGCGGTGGTCGGGGCCGCCTTCGCGGGCATCGTGCTGTGCGAGCTGCGGCTGCGCAGCGGCAGCCTGCTGGCCCCCATGGGTCTACACTGGGCGACGAACGGGCTGGCCTACCTCGCCGCCGACCTCGCGCGCGGGATCACTGCGCGGGCAGGTTGACCTGGACCCGGGTGCCTCGGCCGTCCATCCCGGGGCCCACCTCGACCGAACCGTTGTGCGCCTCGACGAGCTCACGGACGACGGTCAGCCCGATGCCCGAGCCGACGACGGAGGTCGCGTTCTGGCCGCGGTAGAGCCGCCACTGCACGTGCGGCAGGTCCGCGTTCGGGATGCCCGGGCCGGTGTCCTCGACGGTCAGCAGCGCCCGGCCGTCCACTGTCGACGTCCGGACCCTCACCTGGTCGCCGGGGGTGCAGTAGCGGATCACGTTGTCGAGCAGGTTGCCGACCACCTGGTGCATCCGGTCCGGGTCGACGTCGACCATGGCGCCGTCGAGGTCCCGGAACACGACAAGCTCCGAGGTGCGCAGCTGCGCGTCCTTCACGTCCAGCGTGCCGGCCGCGATCTCGGCCAGGTCGCAGGCGGCGCGTCGCAAAGTCGGCCGCCCGGACTCCACCGACGCGAGCAGGTCGAGGTCCTCGATCACGCGGCTCAGCCTCATCATGGTGCTGCGCGACGTCGACGGCGTGCCGATCACTGTGCACAACGCGGCGGCGAACGTCGACTGCGTGCAGCCGATCACCTACACGAACACCGGAACTCCGGCACCGACCGCCGGCGTCTACCCCTACGGCGTTGACACCTTCCTGATCCCGCTGGTCGGTGGCTCGGACCCAGCCGTCGCCTGCGACATCCAGGCCGGGTACACCGCGATCGAGACCGACCTCGGTCGGCTCAGCGTGCGACGTTCCCCGGAGAGCGTGCTCACCAAGCAGCTCACTGATGTGGCCACGGCCTTGACCGGCCAAGCACTGACGCTGGACGCATCCGGCCGGATCGTCGCCAACGACGCGGCCATCGACTCGCCACTGCAGAGCCCGGCGATCTACCAGTCCCTGCTGGAGAAGACGACGCTGGCCGGCGCGACCCTGCCAATCGGTGGGCTGAACCACATGCAGCTGGCAGCAGCGGCGTTCGCCGCGGCCGCCGACAAGACGACCGTGCAGACGATCGACGCTGTCCAGTATATGAACCGCATTCTGAAGGTCCCGGCTGACACGGTGCTCCCGACGCTGCCTGCCTTCGGGCTCGCTGAGCAGGACCTGAGCTTCAAGGGCTTCAGCTACGACCGGTCCACGATGTTCCCCGGGTACGTCACCGACCTGAAGATCAACGGTGACGGGACCTACACGACGGTGCGCGACACGATCATCAACGTCGTGTTCAAGGGCAACCAGGACACGCCCAGGACCAACGCCAAGGCGTTCGCCACCATGGTGGACGACTCCCGGCAGGTTCTGCTGTGGGTGCACGACATGGGCGCCCTAGTGACCAGCGTCGACCCAATCGGCACGACCAGCTGACCTTCCGCCCAAGGGCGATGGGGGCCGGTCCCTCGGGACCGGCCCTCGTTGCGTCTGCGAACGATCCGCCGTCCGGCTGAGAGGATGACGGCATGGGACTGGGCGGCGGGCCGAGCGAGTGGGACGAGTACGAGTGGTTCCGCCTGGCCGACGTCCCAACACCTGTCGCCACGAAAGCCGGCCCGCTGGCCGACGCGGTGTGCGCACTGCTGGAGCGCACGCCGTTGTGGCCGGCCGACTCGGGCACCCGGGTCCTGCTGGTCGACCTGGACAACCTGCGCGCCGAGCCGACGCGGTGGCGGGCCCGGATGGCGGTGGTCGTGACCCTCGCCCGTCAGGCCGAGCACGTGGTGCTGGCCGGTCAGGTCGGTGCCGTCACCCGCGCCCGCCCGCACCTGGCCGAGTTCGCGGCGCGGGCCCACGCGGTGCCCGACGGCAGCGACCTGGCCGACCACGTGCTGCTCGACGCGGCGGCCGACATCGAATCCGACGCTGTCCAGGTCGTCGTCGTGAGCAACGACGGGATCTTCGCCATGCTCGCCGACCGGGGGCCGCTCACCGTGCTCAGCCCCGGCAACGACGCACTCAGCGACCGACTACGGGACGCCGCGACCCTGGTGGTCGACCTCGCGGCGCTGGAGGAGGAGGCTAAGACCGCGCGACCGGCTCAGCGCAGGGTGCGGACGAAGGCCGCGATCGGCGCGGCGGCCCGCTCGGGCCGGTAGATCGACTGGTGGTCGGCCCCCGCCACCTCGGTGAGCGTCACCGGGTGGCCGCCGTCCTCCAGTGCGGTAGCGAAGGCGCGTGAGAAGAACAGCGGGACCGTGGTGTCGAGGTCCCCGTGCAGCAGCAGCACCGGCAGCTGGGGTCGCTCGCTCACCCAGCTGAGCGGGTTTCCGTCGCGCCACGCCTGTGGGTCCTTGGACGGCGGGACGCCGAACAGCGCGACGGCCACGTCCGGGAGCAGCGCCACGTCGTAGGGCCCGGCCAGCCCGACGAACGCGTCGATCGACCGGGCCGGTCGTGGGCAGCCGGTCTGGTACCGGTCACCGACGAGTGCGGCCAGCGCCGCGAGCTGGGCGCCCGCCGAGTGCCCGACCACCACCACCGGTCCGGTTGTGACACCGGCGGCGATCACCCTGGCGACCGCGTCGTCCACCGCGCACACGACGTCCTCGACGGGGACCGGGAAGAAGGCGTCCTGCGACGCCGTCCGATAGGTGGTGGAGACCACCGCCGAGCCGGACGCGGCGAGCGCCTCGGCGAGCGGCCGCAGCCCGGAACGGTCCGCCGATGTCCAGCCGCCGCCCGGGACCAGCACGACGACCGGCACCGACCCGGAACGGGTCGTCGGCAGGAACAGGTCGGAGGTCAGCCCCGGAACGCCGTCGGCCGCGGTGCCGGCGAAGTGCTCCGCGGCCGAGGGGGTCGCGGACTGCGTCACCGAGCCCGTCGAGCAACCAGTGGCGAGAAGCAGCGCCGAAACCAGGGCGAGTCCGCCAGGGAACCGCACCCTTCCAGGGTGCGCCGACGCCGGGCCGCGGCCATGGGCCAGAAGACCCAGGGCGGCGCCGGGCTACTGGCCGGCTGCCGCCTCCTTGGCGGTACCCGGCTGGTCGACGATGTCGATGGCCACGGCGACCGCGGGCTGGCTCGACGACGCTGGGATGGTCATGAGCACCCGGCTGCCGATCGGGATCCCGGCCAGCTTGTCGAACACTGTCGGGTTGGCGGCGTCGCCGCTGGGCTCACCGGCCGGTGACCCGGCCTTCCAGGTCGAGCTCACAGACTTGCCGGTCCAGTCGACGACCTCGTACTGCATGACAACAAGGCCGGCCTTGACGGGGGCCCCGCTGCCCTTGGCCAACACGGTGACCGTGACGGCCTTCGGCTCGACGCTGCCCTTGGGCACCGTGACGGTGGGCTGCTTGCCCAGCGCGCCGGTGACCTGCGGGCCGGTCGTCGGCGCCGGCTGCGGGGTGGCCTTCGGGTCCCCCGCGGAGGTTCCCGGGTAGGACTTCACGATGTCGACGACGAACACGAGGGTGTCAGTGCCGGAGATGCCGGCCTGGGAGTTGCCGCTCGTGCCGTAGCCCTTGTCCGGCGGGATGCTCAGCAGCAC from Actinomycetes bacterium includes:
- a CDS encoding CPBP family intramembrane glutamic endopeptidase, producing MRRPGGPVPLVLTLGVLGASNVLSNRLLPGAAVLVGVVTAAACLALARSDGASWADLGLGPGTFRRGLRWAATAALVVAGVYTLGVALPFTREAFLDRRADLPTSTLLYHALVRVPLGTVLVEEVGFRGALLAMGLRRWGHRTGVLVSSGLFGLWHLLPASGVRLANPAVAELFGGGSVASGFWTALAVVGAAFAGIVLCELRLRSGSLLAPMGLHWATNGLAYLAADLARGITARAG
- a CDS encoding ATP-binding protein, with product MIEDLDLLASVESGRPTLRRAACDLAEIAAGTLDVKDAQLRTSELVVFRDLDGAMVDVDPDRMHQVVGNLLDNVIRYCTPGDQVRVRTSTVDGRALLTVEDTGPGIPNADLPHVQWRLYRGQNATSVVGSGIGLTVVRELVEAHNGSVEVGPGMDGRGTRVQVNLPAQ
- a CDS encoding alpha/beta fold hydrolase — encoded protein: MRFPGGLALVSALLLATGCSTGSVTQSATPSAAEHFAGTAADGVPGLTSDLFLPTTRSGSVPVVVLVPGGGWTSADRSGLRPLAEALAASGSAVVSTTYRTASQDAFFPVPVEDVVCAVDDAVARVIAAGVTTGPVVVVGHSAGAQLAALAALVGDRYQTGCPRPARSIDAFVGLAGPYDVALLPDVAVALFGVPPSKDPQAWRDGNPLSWVSERPQLPVLLLHGDLDTTVPLFFSRAFATALEDGGHPVTLTEVAGADHQSIYRPERAAAPIAAFVRTLR
- a CDS encoding FKBP-type peptidyl-prolyl cis-trans isomerase, encoding MRRLLPAVAAALVLLTACGSSGSGGSSASAAPSGNMPAVSGSYGDKPTLRFPNSEPSKTLQKQVLSEGKGAPVAKGDLLVADYLGQIWKGKVFDNSYDRKLPAAFPIGVGQVITGWDEGLVGVKAGSRVLLSIPPDKGYGTSGNSQAGISGTDTLVFVVDIVKSYPGTSAGDPKATPQPAPTTGPQVTGALGKQPTVTVPKGSVEPKAVTVTVLAKGSGAPVKAGLVVMQYEVVDWTGKSVSSTWKAGSPAGEPSGDAANPTVFDKLAGIPIGSRVLMTIPASSSQPAVAVAIDIVDQPGTAKEAAAGQ